The Bacillus cereus G9842 nucleotide sequence CAACTGTATTATTAGCGGGGTGTGTGGGAGATATAGAGGATGGTACTACACTATCAGAACATGATGTTAATAATGAAGATAGTACAAAGGAAAATACGAACTGTCCTCCAAATGATAATAAAGAAAATAAAAATGAGTGCTTTAGTGAGATGCCCGCGGATGGACCAACTAAAAATAGTAGTATTAGCTCTAATAATGGAAATAGTAATTCTGTTGGAGCAACGGATTTATTATTACCATTAGCAACAGGTTATATGTTAGGAAACATGTTTAAGCAATCACCAAATAATGTTAGTAGTGTTCAGTCTCAAAGACCATCAAATTATTATAAGCCTGGAATTGTTCAACAACCTATTACACCTAACAAAGAAGATAAAGATAAAAAAAGTTCATCGTCTGCAGCTACTTCTAATTATTCGCAATCCGGAAAGGCTAACGATAAAGTGAATTTGAATAAGGATAATACATCAAAACAAAATAGTAGAACAAATAGTACTGGAAACTCCAAAACAATAGTGCCTAATCAGTCTGCAAAACCATCTCCTTCTGCAAAAGTACCAAGTGGTTCAAGTGGAATTGGGAATGCCAAAGCACCTGCAGGATCGTAATTAAGGAGGGATATATATGTACACAGAGGAACAGCAAACAGCGTATATGAAAAAGTGGTTTAATTTAGTTGAGAAAGCTGGTAAAAAAGGATTTACATGGGCTAGCCTACTAGAAAATGACGAATGGTGTCAGTATATGGCAACAGGGATACATAAAATGGATAGCACAGATTATAAAAAAATATTAAATGCTACTATTGAGGTTAAAGATATTTTTCAAAGAGCTTATCAATATTTAATAGAAAATAGAGAGGCGTTTTTAAAGTTAAAATTACCTATAGAACTTTGGGAAGTAGCAAGAATGGAATACGGGAATTTATTTTCATATTTTACAAGATTTGATTTTATAATGAATGGCAATGGTATCAAAGTAATTGAGGTGAATTCTGATACACCAACAGGTTATCTAGAGCCTTCTGTAGCAAATGAAGTCTTATGTAATTACCACCAAGTTAAGCATCCAAATAAATTAGAGGAAAAGCTAAAAATTGCCTGGGATAGAATCATAAGAGATTACAAAATACAGTCAGATGATGTAATTCATTTTACCAGTTATGATTGGCATGACGAAGATTACAATACTGTAGAATTTATAAGAAGTTTTTGTTCACACTCAACTGAATATGTAGGAATCCAGGATATAATTGTAAGTAATGATGGGTTATATACACCAGATGGGACAAAAATCAATTATTTATATAGATTGTATCCACTAGAGTATCTGCTAGATGATGTAGATGAATATGGGAAGAAAATAGGGATTCAATTTTTAGATCATATTGCGCAAAATAGAGTTAAAATAATAAATCCACCTTCAGCATTCTTAATCCAAAACAAAGGGGTACTTGCAATAATTTGGGAGCTGCATGAAAAACAACAATGGTTTACACCTGAAGAGCATGCCATTATTGAGAAATACTTTTTACCAACGTATTTTTCTAAGGAAATATTTGAAGAAAATAATGTTGATTATGTGAATAAATGCATATACGGAAGAGAAGGAGGAGGCGTATGCATTATAAGTAAAGGTAATGAAATTGCTGCGGATAAAACTCCTTACTATAACGAACAACAAAAGATTTATCAGAAATACATGGAAATGCCGGACCTGACAATTGACACTTGGGATGGGGGTTACACAGGTAAATTATTAGTAGGTTCACATTTAATAGCGGGAGAAGCAGCAGGGGTATTTTTAAGAGTTGGGGAGAAGATTACTGGTAACCTCTCAATGTTTATAGGTATTACAACAGAAAAAGAATAAATTGGTGTTTATAGAATATTAGTAGTTTTATTATTGATCTACTATTGAAAAATATGTAAATAAACAAAAAAGCTCGTAGTAGGTGTTAAGAGAGTGAACTATTACGAGCTTTTTTAGAGTATGAAAATAGAATCTAATTATGTAAGGTTAATCGATTTTCAATTATTTATCTTTGATACATAATTGCATCTTTTATAAAATATTCACTACTTGAACCATAGTTATAGTGGCTCTCTGTATTATAGATCATACTAAACTTGAAAATTAGATACATGGTTATAAATAAAATGATTTTAGTACTCCTCTTAATATTCTTTTTATCCATTATTTTAACAATAATAATTAATAGAATATAAACAAGTAGAGCAAGTATAAATCCAAATGGTGTCCACAAAGTAATACCTCCTAAAGTTTCAGTACTTTTATTGTAACAGAGGTTAATAGGGAAGGAGCATATAGTATGTCTATGCTTAAAAAATATATTGAACAGCGAGGAAGAACATTAGATTTAGAAATCGTTCATTTTCTGGGGAAAAGAATTATTAGAAAAGCTGATAAAATTGGGAAAAAGTTAAAAAATAAAAAAGTTAATCCTAGTGATCAATGTATAATCGATTTAATAGATGAGTGTAATGTAGTAAGATATGTTCAATTACCTAGTATATTTAATGATTTACAAAAAAAATATGATTTAGAAATAGAATATGACTACCTACAACAATTAGATGATATTCAAATTACAAGGGTTTTTGACTGTAGAACGTTCGGAGAAATGTTAACTGCAATTGGAAAGTCTATAAGAACCAGGAATAAATATAAAAAGTGGTTTTACCAATCGCCGCTTTCCTACAAAAAAATAAGACTAACTATTGGTGAATTTTTGATATGTACCTTAATGGTTATTATGTTTATTGTTTTTAAATTTAATTCTTAGAAAAGAAACTAAGAATTAAATTTCTAGTATATAAAACATTACATATAGGTACTTTACTTAAAAAAGTATCTCTATTATAATAAATAATGATTTTGCAACTTTAATAAATTAATATAGTTAATATAAGGGAAAACCCCAAATAGACCATAACCTTCAATGTGTTAGGGCTATTTGGGGTTTTTTGTTTTAATAAGAAAAAAGGAGATCACTTATGGATAAAAGTTTAATACGCTGTTTCGGAATCTCTATTTTAGTACTAACTATTTCAGGTTGTTCTAATACATCTCAGGTTGGTCAGAATGGCTTAATAACAGGTGTGAATGAAAGTGATATCGAAAAGCAAACAAGCGCTCTTACAGGGCTTTCGGGTGACCAAACAAATAAACCCAAAAAGAGAGAAATGACAAAGCCTGAAACTGAATTTTTTCCAGAAATGCCGAAGAATACTTTAAAGAGTAAACAATTTAATAAGGTATTAAGTGCAAATAAAATTAAATTTAAAGATGGTTCTAGTATTGAGTTGATAGGAATACAAACCGAAAAGAATAGCACAAGGCGTGAATTTGTTGAGTTTCAACCAGAAAATTGCCAGAAAACATTGGAAGCAATTTTACTTGATGAAAAAAATGTATTTGTAGAAATTATATCAGGTGATGAAGAAGGCGAAATGTATGGATACTTATGGATCGGTAATAGTAAAGAATTACGAAATGTAAATGCATTATTACTTCAAGAAGGATTAGCTAAGGTTGTACGCATTAGCGATGTAACAAAATATGATGAATCCTTTCATGTAATTGAGCAAGAAGCATATCGTAGTAAACTGGGGATTTGGAAAGAGATAGATAAAAAGTAGGGAGCTAATTATAATGATGAAAATGTGCAATGAAAAGAGAAATTCCATAAAGAAACAACAACAATTAAGATCAGAAGTAACTAAAATGACAGAGAGTAGTTGCTTTAACTGCCCAATTTTAATAGAAAATAGAAAAGTATTAGGTAATAAAAAAGCTTATAAGGAATGTTTAGAAAGCTGTTTAACTTTAAAAAAGATACAGGATAAAAATAAAGAATTAGAGCAAGAGCAAGTGCGTTTTAGAAAATTATTTAAGAATGATAAAAAAGGATTAGCAATTTAATAAAGAAATTTGACTTAATAATATTTTATTAACTGGGGTGTTAGTATGAGGACAGAACTAAAAGGCATATTTATACCTATTATTTTAGTAATTATATTTACTTTTGCAGTAATTGTTTTACCTTTAAATATATATAAGGACTTATTTTCAAATGTATTTTTAGTAAAGCATGATGGGAAACCAAGTACACATGAATTAGAAGAGGGATATGCAAGGAAAGTATCACCATTATTAAAAATAGGACAAACTTTAGTGGTTGATCAAATATCACAATTTGAGAACTCAGATGCTGAAGTGGAAAAGTTTAAATTAAAATTTGTAGATGGAAATAATAAGTATAATGAAATAGATTTAGACTTAAATAGTAAAGGAAACTATGTTGATATTTCTTTAGATGATAATAATGATGATAAAGCATATATACAGAGGAATGAAAACGTAAAAACAGATTTTATTTATGGAGAGGCATATACGTATTATTACACATTACACATTCCAAAAAATTCTTTCAAGGATGAATATGATGATACTAATTCAGTTGAAGTAAAATCAAATAGAATTTATGATGAAGATGGTGAATATGAGGATATTTTTACAATAACGCGTAAAATAATCTATCAAAAAAAGAAAGAACAAGACTATAAATAAGGTCTTGTTTTTTTGTGTTTTAGTATAATTTGTTATTTAGATTTATAATGTTAGGGCAGGAGTTAAATAATAAAAATTTAATATTAAAGTAGGGGGTGTGAACGATGCTTTGGCCAATATGTATGAGTATGATAACAATAGGCATAATCTTTTCTATTTTGACGTTTAGAACTGTTAAAAAGGAATTAAGAATAAATACCATAAAGAAATTAATGAATAAAACAAATTATTTGTGGGTAGGTATGATCATAGTCATTTTATTAATCTATTATTTTAATCTACAGATAAGTATAACTTTGTTCTATGTATTACAAAGTATATTAGGAATATGGACAATTTTAAGTGTAGTTCTTTATTCTAAAAAGTTGTTTAAATCTGAGATACAGCTGCAAAACTGTTTTGATGCCAGTGTATCACTGATTTTTACGGGAATATCAATGCTTTTAGTAGCATTATAAAAATAGACAATGGTATATAAAATTACCATTGTCTATCAATTAATATGATAAAAAACTTCACCAGTATTATTTAATGAAATTTGATACATTGAAAAGTACTTTGCCCTGTACATTATGAATCGGAATTAAACCAAAGTCACTGTACCTGCTATCGTCACTAATAGGTCTATTGTCTCCAAGTACAAAAAGAAACCCCTTAGGTATGTATTCAATTTGAAGTAATTCCTTTAAGGTGAAATCCAAAGTGTAGAAGGGAGATTCTAATCCTTTTAAATAAATATTAAGATCTTCTCTTTCATTGCTACTTAATTTTTCTTTATCAATTTGGGGTTCTTGTATTTTATTTTTATATTTTGCTGGGTTGTTTTTTTGGTCAATAATAAAAGGTTCCTGTACCTGTTTATTATTAACGTACAGTGTATCATTCTTATACTCTATTTTTTCACCGGGTAAACCAATTACTCTTTTTACAAATGTTTTATTTTGCTTCGGATTTTTAAGCATTATTAAATCAAATCGTTCAAATCCAATTATTTTATGGCTAAGCCGCGAAACAATTAATGGATCCCCAGATTGAATATTAGGTTTCATACTCTCCCCATTTGTTAAATAGACAGTTAAAACGAAATGCTTTATAAAAATGTATATTAAGCATGTACAAAGTAATAAGATGTAGAATCTCTTGTTAGATAGAATTTTATTTACACTCATTACAACACTCCTTTCTACTCATTTTGCATATTATAAGTATTTCATTTAGTTTTTTTAATAGTGATTTTGTAATAGCTATCGAAAATTAAAGAAATAGTTGAAAATTAATATTAATGTGTTAAGATAATTGTAGAAAATTAATATCTTTGAACGGACTGTAATAACAATTGAATAAATTTATGCAAAGGGAAAACCCCTAATATTTGTAGCCTTCAGTGAGCTGCTTTTATTAGGGGTTTTCTTTTTTTTGCGCAAAGGAGTGTAAAAAAAGGTGTTATTTAATAAAAGAAATTCAAGTGAAATAGGAAAATATCTAAATGAAATATGTAACTACGATATATTAACGGATGAACAGAGTATGGAGCATATTATTAAATATAAAGAGAAAGGCGATATAGATTCGAGGGAGTTATTAATTTGTTCTAACTTAAGATTGGTTGTATCTGTAGCTAAATCATTCCCTTGTTATGGAAATTGCGATTTAATGGAAATGATTCAGGAAGGTACTATTGGATTAATGAAGGGATTAGAAGATTATGATTATACTAAAGGTAATAAATTAAGTACATATATTACATGGTGGATCAGGCAGAGAATTTCAAAATATCTCTCAATTAATAGAAGTGATGTTCGTGTAGCTACTACAATGCAAAAAAAAATAACAGAAGTTAAAAATTGCTATTATGAAAATATGGGTGAAAAAGGAACAAACTTAACTACAATGGAAGTTGCTGAAAGGCTAGGTTATAAAGAGTCTATTGTGATTGACGCCTTAGTTACGGATAGGATTACTAATACAATATCTATAGAAGATGACGTACAAAATGAAAAAACACTTTTAGATAGGCAACAATCTACATTAGCAATTTTAGCTAATAAAAATGCACCTAATCCTAGTGAGGTTATGGCTACCGAAGAAGAAAAATTTGAATTTGATGAATTGATGTTTGTAACTTTAAACCCTAGAGAAGAAAGTGTACTTAGATATCGTTTTGGATTTGATGATGGAATAGAATTAACACTAGAAGATACTGCGCGTATACTTGGGGTTACTAGAGAGAGAGTTCAACAAATTGAAAAAAAAGCAATCGAGAAGATGAAGCAAAGATTGTCATCAAAAAAAATAAATAGTTTTCAAGAGTATTATTCCTCTTTATAAAATAGGATAATCTTGTTATAATATGAAATATTCAACTTTAATTTTAATTTTATTACTTATAACAATAATTAGCGCCTTTGGCGATTATGAACACTTACTTTGTGTATAGTGAAATAATCGTTCAAAGGCGCTTTTTTTATTGTCTTATTTAGGGGGAATTTAAGTGATTCACTTAAAAATTTTTTGGGAAGATGAAATAAGAGAAATGAGAAATGCACTTAGAACAAATACCGGTTTTATAGTCTCAGAACATTTTTTTAAAGATAGAATGCTGCAAAGAGATATATCTTTAATGGAAGTAGCCGAAATTATATTATATGGAGACATAGTAGAAGGATTTGATGTAGCGAAGTATCCAGGTTATTGTAATTCAGATCCTGTTCGTTCAATCATTGGTAAAACATCCTCAGGGAGAATTTTAACAGTAGGTGTTGCAATAAAGTCTAAGCAATCATTTTGTGTAGTAACAGGGTACGAAGGTATAACACCAAGACTACAAAACGTTGCCTATGATAAAGGATTACTTGAGGAGAACATTGTATGTTAAGCTAAACTCAAACATATTTGAGGAGGACAACAATGACTTGTACTGAATGTACTAGGAAAGAAATCAAAACTAATGTTAAAAAGGATGAATTAATTTTTACGAATGTTCCAGCGAATATCTGTACAGTATGTAATGAGCTGAATTTTAATTTTCGTGATCAACTGATTATGGAGCATTACAGTAAACTAGAAAGAGTAAATCCAGGGGAAATAGATTTTGCTGATGTTGAATTAGCATACAAAACTATGACAATAGAAAACTTAATTGTGAATAGCCCCCTTCAATAAGTAGAGTGAAGAACCGTGAATTAAACATGGTTCTTTTTTTATTATAAAAAATTAGGAGGAAATTAAAATGCCAGAATTTACAGTGTCAAGAGCTTATAGTGGGTATAAAAGAATTGAGTGTGAAGATTTATTAGAAGCCGTACGTTATGTATTTAATATAGAGGGTGATCTATTTTATCGTGGTGAAGTATTGGTGTCCTGCCTTCAGTATGATCAGGATGTTAATATCAAAAATTTAGAAAAGGTAGGTATATTAATGTATTTTCCTAATAATTCTGTTGCTTTTAAATGGATTGAAGAGGAAAAAAATTCACAAAAATACTATGCCAACTTTATTGATTTGAAAAGATTGGGAATGAAGGCTGGATTAGAAGTACATGTAAACGATTTTCGCAGTATAAAAAGCGAAATATTGTTTGAGGATCTGAACGAAATACGAAAGTATGCTGAAAAAGAATATCCTTATGAGGGTGAACAAATATCAATATTGTATTTCTCTAGAGAAAATGAAATGAAAAGACTATAAATTAAATAATAAATGATGGGGGATAAAAACATGATTACATTAAATGAGATGATTGAAAAATGTGAAGAAAATCTTTGGCTTAGATCTGGAGCTTTAGAAGATGCAATAGCCGAATTAGATTATCAGTTCAATTTAATTCATTGTGATAGTATAGAACAATTCATTCAATATATGAAACAAGGAAATTGGTCAATACGCCAAGGGTTCGCACTTCAGAATCTATTATTTGTTAATCAAATTAACGCAGGTGATGAGTGGTGGACAATTAGAAAAAAGAAAGATGGAAATTTAATTGCATTTGAGAGTATAAGTTTTCAATCTATGATAGAGCGTATGGGAGAAGGTCCAGTAGCTGTATATATAAAATTCTTACTTGATGACCGTGATCCTTTTGAAGTAATGAAGGAGGCACTTTAATAATGCTATTACATGATTATCCACTTAAAACACGAGAAATATTAATTGTATTTGACCTATTAAGGGTAATGAATAAAGACAATGTCATTCAACCAGGGGATAAGGAACTTTATGAAATTTGTGGTTATGGTGGCCCAAGATATTTTAAAAAACATTTAGATAAATTGATTCATCTAGGAATAATAAATAAAAAGGAAATTAACAAAAAAGTTATACTAACTTTTAACAACAGGTTGGTTGCAGCCGGAGAATTAGGGCCGAAAATATTTACATAAAAAATATTATAAAAATTAAGGTGATTAGCATAGTTTCATATGTTTATCACCTTTTTGTATAGCAGAGAATCTTAATAAACTTATTAAATAAAAAAATAGGAGAGAATATATAATATGCATAATGCAGAACCAAAAGGTTATAAATTATTAATTCAAGGAAGTAAAGGCCTCATTTATAAATACTTACTTATAAATGAGAAAAAAGATGTAATAGAAATGAAAGGGCAATTTTTCAACGGAGTGTGCATAGATATTGAAGAAATAGAGCTTGTTAATAATGAAAATTTATTACTTGGAGATTTAGCGGCTTACGAAGCGTACAATCTATATACAGAAGAATATAACTTAGAATTTACACTTATTTCTTTTAGTAGATTAAAAAGAGAGATATATGTAACTATGGATGGCGGCCGTTTAGGTAAAGTTCAATTTCACTTTGATATAAATGCCATTAGATATCATTCAAGTTATTTTAATAATTGTAATACTAATATTAATGACCTGGATTTAGATTTAGAAATGATTCCTTTAACAGATTTAATTGATATCTCCTATGAAATGTATATTTTAATTAGAGGAACTAGAAAAACAAATAATCAGGTTAATGGTGATCCTTATATACATATCGATACAAGTAAGGAGATTGGATATCAAATTCAGGTAACTAGAAATGGTTTAAGAGAGCTAAGATATTTTATACCTAATGATTATAAAAGTGTATATGATGATGCAATAATTCAATTTGAAGCAGATGATTGTGTAGTGAAAGAAGTAATCTCATTTACTTTACACAGTTTAAAAGTAAATGAGATGAAATTAGACATGGCATACACAATTTTGGTAGATAGAGAAGCGTATCCTTTTGATGCAGTAACTTTTAAGCAATTAGAATCTGATTTGATAGAAATTGTTATGAAAGGGAATAAATTTTCAAATGAATCAAGTGGGTACTCAATTACACTGTCAAAGCTTAAATCAATAAATAACATGAAAAAGCAGTTTGAGGAGCTTACTTTATATGATTTAAATCAAATCTTATTCTGTTGCTATGAATAAATATTAAGGAAAAAGACGTATTAATAGGCCAAAGATATGCGAAAAAAATAAATTAATGAGAGAAATAAAGAGACGTTTTTAGAAACCTCTTTATTTTTTTAGGAGGAAATAAGCATGAAACGAATTGAATCTGTAGAAAAGATCATAGAAAAATCATTTGATGAAAAAGGTATTAATAAATTTATGGCAAAGGTAAATATAAATTCTGTAGGTAATATAGATTTTTTACCAAAGGGGCAATTAATAAATAAAACATTAAGCGCAATAAAGAGAAAATACCATTCACTATTAAAAGAGTGTAAAACAATTGATGATGTACAAAAGATCCTAAATACAATACCAATGAAGAAAATTGAAAAATCCATTGAAATTGAAGAGATTAGCGAACAAACATTTGTTGAATGTGATAAAGAATATATGTCGAAATTACTATATCTTGTCTTAAAAATAAAAGAAGGGAAAGGTACAAGAAGTGATTATTATCCAAAAATAAAGGAACTTCTACCCTTAATTATAAGAAAAACAATTTTAAAAGAAGGAAAAGAGGAATCTAGTGAATTTTTAACCGTTGCAAAGGTTAACGTTCCACCAACTGTAGAATATAACACGAAATTGGGATGTAGAAAAAATCATTATTTAATAGGCAGAAGTAAAGATAAATTCTCTATAAGATCTCTTGCTGCAGAAATGGCATCTATGTTTTTGCTAAGTGTTATAAATGAATACACAATTAAAAACACGCAGGTGTTTGAATTTAAAATGATAAATAAATATGTAGAAAATTATTATTGTAAAGATACAAAAGTATTACGGGTGCCAAAAAATGAAAAAGATGCATCTTTAGTCATTAACCAGATTAATAGATTTTATAAAGAATTGATAGTTGAAGATTATAAGAAGTGTGAAGATGAGCAGTTAAATAATATAGTTGGTAAATTAAAATTAGAAATAGTTAATGGTAAAGTAATTAATATTAATACTAATGAAATTTTACGTTTAATGATTAAGGAATTTATATTAGAAAGTGAACAAATTCATATAAAATCAAAGAGATATCATGATAGTCTAACAGCGTATGCAAAATCGTTTCAAGAAAAAAAGCATATTACTAAAGAGCATCAATTTGTAATGAAAAACAATGTTTTTTTAAAGCGTTTTTCATCAGTAGAGTTAGATAATATTGTTGATTTAAAGGAATTTCGTGAGCTTGAGGACGAATTTATTAAATTATCTAGTGAAGTCTATATACCAAATAGTATTGAAAAGAATATATCTTTTAAAATTAAGAGAATCTTACATCATAAAGCATCTGGGTTATTTTATCCTAAACCGATAGGATGCTTAATTATAGATCGAGGAGGAATTTCTAGCTTCCTACATGAATTAGGACATTTAATTGATTTTGAGGAAGAAGAAAATCAATTAAGTGAATCAATAGAATTTAAAGCTGTTTATGACCTGTATAGAAGAAATTTAGTTAATAAAGTAGGTAATATAAAAGATTATAAAAAATTTAAAATAGGTGAGAAACCATTAAGTTATTATTTAGAGAAAGCAGAGGTTTTTGCAAGATCCTTTGAAGTTTATTATGGAATACTAAAGGGTGTAAATAATTCTCTATTAAAATCACATAATGATTATATGAATAGACAAGAATATCCAATTGATGATGAAGAATATATGAATATGGTTAGAAATTATTTTGAAAGGATTTTAAAAAACAAGCATATAAAATCTATAAAAGAAGAATTAAATTTGAAAATAGTAAAGAAAAATAGGCTATTACCATCATCAGATATAATTATTACCAATGAAAGCTTTCGTGGTAAGATGGTGCAGTTAAGTCTCTTTGATGAACTAGCTTAATGACTATAATATAAGATAACAAGCTTATTTATAATTACTTATATTATGTTATAATAAGTTTATAAATAATTTAGCTACTTTTAATTAACATACAAAAAACTTAAACCTTTTGGGTTCTTGAACGATATTTATATCAAACAAGTTCTCAGAGGGTTTTTTTATTGTGAAATTTGTATGTTCATTTTAATAAATCTAGATAGGGAGAGATGAAAATGGGTTTATTTGTAATTTATGGATTAGAGCAATATACAATTGATAAGGAATTAACAAAGATTATAAATAAAGACCTAGAAAGCGATAATATTGATTTTTCCGTTAATATTTATGATTGTGATGAAACTACAGTTCAAGTTGCTATAGAAGATGCAGAGATGTTTTCTTTAATGATGGGACCTAAAAAAGTAGTTGTTAAGAATGCTCTGTTTCTAACGGGACAGAAAATGAAAAAAGATGAACATGATATGGATATTTTACAAAAATATATTGAAAGTCCTAACGAGGATACAGATTTAATTTTAGTAGTACCGTATGAAAAATTAGATCAACGTAAGAAGATAGTAAAGTTATTAAAAGAAAAGGCAATAATTATTGAAGCTGCAGTTTTAAAAAGTATAGAAGCTAAGAGATGGATAAAAGAAGAGTCACAAAATCTAAATATAGAATTAAGTTCTGAAGCTATAGAACATCTATATATGATGGTTGGTTCTAATTTACAGATGTTATCCAGCGAATTACAAAAAATAGCTATGTATGTCGGTGAAAAGCGTAAGGTGGGTACAGAAGTAATACACCTCTTAGTAAAAAAGACTTTAGAACAGAACGTATTCATTATTATTGAAAAGATTGGAAAAAAACTTTATGCAGAAGCTCATTCATTTTATAAAGAGCTAATTATACAAAAAGTTGAAACGATAGCTATTGCAGCAATGATTTCTAAGCAATTTTCTAGAATGCTAGAGGTTAAAGCGCATTTACATGATGGTGCTGAGCAAAAACAATTAGCCTCATTATTGGGAGTACAACCATATGCCGCAAAAGTTATAGCGAATCAAGCCAGAGGATTTCATGAAACTACAATACAGCAAATACTTCATCGAATGTCACAAATGGACTATGAATTTAAAACAGGAGCAGATAAACAATTATTGTTTGAAATGTTCCTTGTTGACTTAAAGAATCTATAGAGAGAACAAGACACTATATATTTGGGTGTCTTTTTTGTTATAAAAAATTACAAAGTTAGGAGAATGGTTATGTTAAAAATGATTGATTTAAGTACACAAGAATTAATTTTAAAAGGGGATAGTTATCAAGTTATGCAAGTACTTCAAGAGATGCTATTTCAAAAATCGCCAGAAAAACATGGATGGACACCATGTTTAGAGTTAGTAGAACAAAGCGAATTTGAGGATTTTTCTGTCTTTGTACATTCAGATTCATTTTCTGAAGAATGCTTGATCGAAGAGATTTTCGAAAGTGAGGAGAGTATTAAAAGATGGGAAAGTATTCTTGGTTGTAAAGTAAGTGGGCAAGAGGATATTAAATCTATAGTTGAAGAATACCTAGAAAATTCTATAAAGTCCTGGGAAGATGAATTGAAAATAGACATTGCTGATGACGAAGAATTTTGGCTAAGTGTCAAAAAATATTTAAACATTGATGTTACAGAGGTAATAACAAATCGATGTACTTTTTGTGGTGAAAAATCTGATTCTCATGATACAAAAGTGGTCTGCGGTTACATAATTTTAGACTGCTGTACAGATTGTGAGGAGGAAATTCTAAATAACTAGGGAAAAATTTAGTAAAATAGGGGAGATTTTATTATGAAAAACAAATATGCGATTACATTAGATAAAGAAATGTTAACAACAAAGGAGATTATTTCAATATTTCAGCAGCAGGAAGATATCGAGCCACTTCAGAGTTTAGATCTTAATATAGTTAATGATACCTTAAACCATA carries:
- a CDS encoding thermonuclease family protein, whose product is MDKSLIRCFGISILVLTISGCSNTSQVGQNGLITGVNESDIEKQTSALTGLSGDQTNKPKKREMTKPETEFFPEMPKNTLKSKQFNKVLSANKIKFKDGSSIELIGIQTEKNSTRREFVEFQPENCQKTLEAILLDEKNVFVEIISGDEEGEMYGYLWIGNSKELRNVNALLLQEGLAKVVRISDVTKYDESFHVIEQEAYRSKLGIWKEIDKK
- the holA gene encoding DNA polymerase III subunit delta; translation: MGLFVIYGLEQYTIDKELTKIINKDLESDNIDFSVNIYDCDETTVQVAIEDAEMFSLMMGPKKVVVKNALFLTGQKMKKDEHDMDILQKYIESPNEDTDLILVVPYEKLDQRKKIVKLLKEKAIIIEAAVLKSIEAKRWIKEESQNLNIELSSEAIEHLYMMVGSNLQMLSSELQKIAMYVGEKRKVGTEVIHLLVKKTLEQNVFIIIEKIGKKLYAEAHSFYKELIIQKVETIAIAAMISKQFSRMLEVKAHLHDGAEQKQLASLLGVQPYAAKVIANQARGFHETTIQQILHRMSQMDYEFKTGADKQLLFEMFLVDLKNL
- the lepB gene encoding signal peptidase I is translated as MSVNKILSNKRFYILLLCTCLIYIFIKHFVLTVYLTNGESMKPNIQSGDPLIVSRLSHKIIGFERFDLIMLKNPKQNKTFVKRVIGLPGEKIEYKNDTLYVNNKQVQEPFIIDQKNNPAKYKNKIQEPQIDKEKLSSNEREDLNIYLKGLESPFYTLDFTLKELLQIEYIPKGFLFVLGDNRPISDDSRYSDFGLIPIHNVQGKVLFNVSNFIK
- a CDS encoding glutathionylspermidine synthase family protein, producing MYTEEQQTAYMKKWFNLVEKAGKKGFTWASLLENDEWCQYMATGIHKMDSTDYKKILNATIEVKDIFQRAYQYLIENREAFLKLKLPIELWEVARMEYGNLFSYFTRFDFIMNGNGIKVIEVNSDTPTGYLEPSVANEVLCNYHQVKHPNKLEEKLKIAWDRIIRDYKIQSDDVIHFTSYDWHDEDYNTVEFIRSFCSHSTEYVGIQDIIVSNDGLYTPDGTKINYLYRLYPLEYLLDDVDEYGKKIGIQFLDHIAQNRVKIINPPSAFLIQNKGVLAIIWELHEKQQWFTPEEHAIIEKYFLPTYFSKEIFEENNVDYVNKCIYGREGGGVCIISKGNEIAADKTPYYNEQQKIYQKYMEMPDLTIDTWDGGYTGKLLVGSHLIAGEAAGVFLRVGEKITGNLSMFIGITTEKE
- a CDS encoding sigma-70 family RNA polymerase sigma factor, whose amino-acid sequence is MLFNKRNSSEIGKYLNEICNYDILTDEQSMEHIIKYKEKGDIDSRELLICSNLRLVVSVAKSFPCYGNCDLMEMIQEGTIGLMKGLEDYDYTKGNKLSTYITWWIRQRISKYLSINRSDVRVATTMQKKITEVKNCYYENMGEKGTNLTTMEVAERLGYKESIVIDALVTDRITNTISIEDDVQNEKTLLDRQQSTLAILANKNAPNPSEVMATEEEKFEFDELMFVTLNPREESVLRYRFGFDDGIELTLEDTARILGVTRERVQQIEKKAIEKMKQRLSSKKINSFQEYYSSL
- a CDS encoding DUF4258 domain-containing protein, whose amino-acid sequence is MIHLKIFWEDEIREMRNALRTNTGFIVSEHFFKDRMLQRDISLMEVAEIILYGDIVEGFDVAKYPGYCNSDPVRSIIGKTSSGRILTVGVAIKSKQSFCVVTGYEGITPRLQNVAYDKGLLEENIVC
- a CDS encoding zinc-finger domain-containing protein, which produces MMKMCNEKRNSIKKQQQLRSEVTKMTESSCFNCPILIENRKVLGNKKAYKECLESCLTLKKIQDKNKELEQEQVRFRKLFKNDKKGLAI